One part of the Mya arenaria isolate MELC-2E11 chromosome 3, ASM2691426v1 genome encodes these proteins:
- the LOC128226910 gene encoding uncharacterized protein LOC128226910: MSDVHKVFYYSFLRTEDQAIYSQIIDEVLQRRRVGENATREIRAIQKAFGKKKLTTDGKNRKGRIIERLFEKSVKSELTLNFYISVLPMLKCYVTMFETKEPLIHTLMEKQENLMAKFLACIVRPEVVIEKSGSKLCKVDLGDDSDVFLLREKDMFIGAANKKLISSLSGKDPVVQDFRKRAATAYITCARYLQHKLPLKNQVLRAASGISPDRRACENHQ; the protein is encoded by the exons ATGTCTGATGTCCACAAGGTGTTCTATTACTCATTCTTAAGAACTGAAGACCAGGCAATATACTCCCAAATCATAGATGAAGTGCTTCAGCGAAGACGAGTTGGAGAAAATGCAACGAGGGAAATAAGAGCTATCCAGAAGGCCTTTGGAAAGAAGAAACTTACGACTGATGGCAAGAACAGGAAAGGACGCATCATTGAACgcctttttgaaaaatctgtGAAGTCAGAGTTAACATTGAATTTCTACATTTCAGTCCTACCAATGCTGAAATGTTATGTAACCATGTTTGAAACAAAGGAGCCCCTTATTCATACACTTATGGAAAAACAGGAAAACCTGATGGCCAAGTTTCTGGCCTGTATCGTTAGACCAGAAGTTGTGATTGAAAAGTCAGGCAGTAAGTTGTGCAAGGTAGATTTGGGAGATGATAGTGATGTTTTTCTTCTAAGAGAGAAGGACATGTTCATCGGAGCTGCCAACAAGAAACTTATCTCTTCACTCTCAGGCAAAGACCCAGTTGTGCAGGATTTCAGAAAGCGTGCTGCCACTGCATATATCACTTGTGCCAGGTATCTGCAGCACAAACTTCCTCTGAAAAACCAAGTACTTCGTGCTGCTTCAGGTATTAGTCCAGATCGCAGAG CTTGTGAAAACCATCAATGA
- the LOC128226791 gene encoding uncharacterized protein LOC128226791, with product MEKGGTPKKDESISDILAAADRKTQQNGYAESSKNTHETGDSARNTQEDNRYSRETDLVNGSIRHNTDRENLPVTDEVKLQSEQDTTLSSGTDKRKPSISQSDGDTMNVNEVYEGQLDLSNPDSVIHMLENCDLTEEDTENLLQEAYSMNRKLKEMLRRQDADQSASGKTKSQKPKPKNKPSQGSSAASSSSGSRVGSSFGSRKILPPIPGETSVYTMKLRRSQTQVPDRQMVHDVAPRSRSSKPPKKEMGSPTRRRKATEPKAEWNDRFNYS from the exons ATGGAAAAAGGAGGCACTCCGAAAAAAGACGAAAGTATTTCTGATATTCTTGCTGCTGCTGAtagaaaaacacaacaaaatggaTACGCGGAAAGTAGCAAAAATACCCACGAAACTGGCGATAGTGCCAGAAATACACAAGAAGACAATAGATACAGTCGGGAGACTGATTTGGTGAATGGTTCAATAAGACATAACACGGATAGGGAAAACTTGCCAGTAACTGATGAAGTGAAACTACAATCAGAACAAGATACAACATTAAGCTCAGGTACAGATAAAAGGAAACCTTCAATATCACAATCTGATGGCGATACAATGAATGTTAATGAAGTATATGAGGGTCAGCTGGACCTTTCAAATCCAGACAGTGTTATACATATGCTTGAAAACTGTGATCTGACAGAAGAAGATACTGAAAATCTTTTGCAAGAAGCTTATAGTATGAACagaaaattgaaagaaatgttgaGACGACAGGACGCAGATCAATCAGCTTCTGGGAAAACCAAATCCCAAAAACCAAAACCCAAAAATAAACCTAGCCAGGGTAGTTCAGCAGCTTCGTCGTCATCTGGTTCTAGGGTTGGCTCCTCATTTGGGTCAAGGAAAATTCTGCCTCCAATACCAGGAGAAACCAGTGTGTATACAATGAAGTTAAGAAGATCCCAAACCCAAGTTCCTGACAGACAAATGGTTCATGATGTGGCTCCAAGATCAAGATCATCAAAGCCACCAAAAAAG GAGATGGGGTCACCTACAAGGCGGAGGAAGGCAACGGAGCCAAAGGCCGAGTGGAATGACCGCTTTAATTACTCATAG